The following proteins are encoded in a genomic region of Gammaproteobacteria bacterium:
- a CDS encoding DUF4124 domain-containing protein: MKFVLLVLSLFLFFSDASAKKKMYKWVDENGRVTYSDKVPPEQIDKEHKELNEHGIVVEKVVDKEVENQLAEQKRQQEAEEKLAAEEEVKRQNILKAYTSEKEIERLKEERLFALKKNIESAQQNLEFQKNSREQLVSMAADSERKGQPVSDSLQSRIKAVDEKISYQIEFIETKKAEVSTVEEKFEEDLKMYNEAKYGK; the protein is encoded by the coding sequence GTGAAGTTTGTCCTCTTGGTTTTATCCTTGTTTTTGTTTTTTTCTGATGCCTCAGCAAAGAAAAAAATGTACAAATGGGTGGATGAAAACGGTCGTGTTACATACAGTGACAAAGTTCCACCAGAGCAAATTGATAAAGAACATAAGGAGCTAAACGAACACGGAATTGTTGTTGAAAAAGTTGTCGATAAAGAAGTCGAAAATCAACTCGCCGAGCAAAAAAGACAGCAAGAAGCGGAAGAAAAATTAGCTGCTGAAGAAGAAGTCAAGCGTCAAAACATCCTGAAGGCCTATACCAGTGAAAAAGAAATTGAAAGATTGAAAGAAGAAAGACTCTTTGCACTGAAAAAAAATATCGAATCCGCTCAACAAAACCTTGAGTTTCAAAAAAACAGCCGTGAGCAATTGGTCTCAATGGCAGCTGACTCAGAACGCAAAGGTCAACCGGTTTCAGATTCATTACAATCAAGAATTAAAGCCGTTGATGAAAAGATTTCTTATCAAATCGAATTTATTGAAACCAAAAAAGCGGAAGTGAGTACCGTTGAGGAGAAATTCGAAGAAGATTTAAAAATGTATAACGAAGCGAAATATGGTAAATAA
- the acpP gene encoding acyl carrier protein encodes MSDKEQRVKEIIVEQLDLDVDASELNNSASFVDDLGADSLDTVELVMALEEEFDCEIPESDADKITTVQGAIDYVVANA; translated from the coding sequence ATGAGCGATAAAGAGCAACGCGTTAAAGAAATTATTGTTGAGCAACTGGATCTGGATGTTGATGCATCTGAGTTGAATAACAGTGCTTCATTTGTTGATGATTTAGGTGCTGACTCACTGGATACTGTTGAGTTGGTTATGGCTTTGGAAGAAGAATTTGATTGTGAAATTCCTGAGTCTGATGCAGACAAAATCACAACCGTTCAAGGTGCTATTGACTATGTAGTAGCTAACGCCTAA
- the fabF gene encoding beta-ketoacyl-ACP synthase II, with protein MKQRRVVVTGLGIVSPVGNSIDTAWKNIVAGNSGIDQLTHFDTTDFACTIAGEIRDLDIDKYINKKESRKMDPFMHYGIAAGVDAIADSGLEINDDNAERVGIYIGAGIGGIYGIQKTTETWLEKGARRISPFFVPSTIINMAGGHLSIMYGIKGPSFSAVTACSTATHNIGLAMRSIIYGEADAIVCGGCEYATTPLAIGGFASAKALSTRNDDPKRASRPWDQDRDGFVLGDGAGVLVLEEYEHAKARGAKIYAEIIGFGMSSDAYHMTSPSPAGEGAARCIVNAMKDAKINPEQIDYINAHGTSTPLGDRGETDAIKTALGDYAYKTAVGSTKSMTGHLLGAAGGVEAIFSVLSIRDQVLPGTINLDNPGEGCDLDYIANDSRDAEVNIVMSNSFGFGGTNATVVFQKV; from the coding sequence ATGAAACAAAGAAGAGTTGTAGTAACAGGTTTGGGGATTGTATCACCTGTTGGAAACTCCATTGATACAGCCTGGAAGAACATAGTAGCGGGCAATAGTGGTATTGACCAGCTCACTCACTTTGATACAACCGATTTTGCTTGCACCATTGCAGGGGAAATCAGAGATTTGGATATTGACAAATATATCAACAAAAAGGAATCCCGCAAAATGGATCCTTTTATGCATTATGGAATTGCAGCCGGAGTTGATGCTATCGCTGATTCCGGTTTAGAAATTAATGACGACAATGCTGAAAGAGTCGGTATTTATATCGGTGCCGGTATTGGTGGTATTTATGGTATTCAGAAAACCACAGAGACATGGCTGGAAAAAGGGGCACGAAGAATCTCACCGTTCTTTGTTCCCAGCACCATTATCAATATGGCCGGTGGTCATCTTTCGATTATGTATGGAATCAAGGGACCGAGTTTTTCAGCAGTAACCGCTTGTTCGACAGCAACACATAATATTGGCTTAGCTATGCGTTCCATCATTTATGGTGAAGCCGATGCCATCGTGTGTGGTGGTTGTGAGTATGCGACAACACCTTTAGCAATTGGAGGATTTGCCTCTGCAAAAGCATTGTCCACACGAAATGACGACCCTAAACGAGCCTCCAGACCTTGGGATCAGGATCGTGATGGTTTCGTATTGGGTGACGGTGCGGGCGTTCTGGTGCTCGAAGAGTATGAACATGCAAAAGCTCGTGGAGCTAAGATTTATGCTGAAATCATTGGGTTTGGCATGAGTTCGGATGCTTACCACATGACATCACCATCACCGGCGGGAGAAGGAGCGGCGAGATGCATAGTTAATGCGATGAAGGATGCTAAAATCAACCCGGAACAAATTGATTACATCAACGCACACGGAACTTCCACACCTCTGGGCGACAGAGGAGAGACCGATGCAATCAAGACTGCTCTGGGAGATTATGCTTATAAAACGGCTGTTGGTTCAACTAAATCCATGACCGGACATTTGCTGGGTGCAGCCGGTGGTGTTGAAGCGATATTCAGCGTGCTTTCCATTCGTGATCAGGTGTTACCGGGAACCATCAACTTGGATAACCCGGGTGAAGGATGTGACTTAGATTACATTGCAAATGACTCACGAGATGCAGAAGTTAATATTGTCATGTCAAATTCATTTGGGTTTGGCGGAACCAATGCAACCGTTGTGTTTCAAAAAGTATAA
- a CDS encoding aminodeoxychorismate synthase component I encodes MKKQFRAKLETVPDLQALARSFPKKFPALLNSHIVNEITGRYSILFKKSKDIRFAYSQGQLNRLFKKFDKKIPKSKKDFPLPFYSGWFLYLSYSAIKAWETKLQNVKHDERQPLALAFRSHSSIVIDHIKNQAWIVADSKKRLGKLKKILLKQKTIPVSENSQLKLQNDDVELYKNNVRKVIDYIKKGDVYQVNLARKWNIESKEKIDVFSLYQSLSKHNPAPFAGLLQTENFSVISSSPERLIKVENQVIETRPIAGTRPRGTDLEHDKLLVQELINHPKEQAEHIMLIDLERNDLGRVSRPGTVKVNEFMTIESYEKVHHIVSNVIGKLKKNTTYYDAIKSTFPGGTITGCPKIHCMEIIDELEDYPRGAYTGSFGYITDDGRMDLNILIRTFTLTNNELTLHAGAGIVYDSIAENEAEESMHKARALIKSLQ; translated from the coding sequence GTGAAAAAACAATTTCGAGCCAAGCTGGAAACAGTTCCTGATTTACAAGCTCTGGCTCGAAGTTTCCCTAAGAAATTCCCGGCATTACTCAATAGCCATATTGTTAACGAAATCACCGGTCGTTACAGCATTCTTTTTAAAAAATCAAAGGACATTCGCTTTGCCTATTCACAAGGGCAACTCAATCGGTTATTTAAGAAGTTTGATAAGAAAATACCCAAATCTAAGAAAGATTTTCCCTTACCGTTTTATTCCGGTTGGTTTCTTTATCTAAGTTACTCTGCAATCAAAGCGTGGGAAACCAAGTTACAAAATGTCAAACATGATGAAAGACAACCACTGGCTTTAGCTTTTCGCAGTCATTCGTCCATTGTTATCGACCATATTAAAAATCAGGCTTGGATTGTTGCTGACTCCAAAAAAAGACTCGGCAAACTGAAGAAGATACTATTGAAGCAAAAAACAATTCCGGTATCCGAAAATTCACAATTGAAATTACAAAATGATGACGTAGAACTCTACAAAAATAATGTGAGAAAAGTGATTGATTACATCAAAAAAGGCGATGTCTATCAGGTTAATCTGGCTCGAAAGTGGAATATTGAATCTAAAGAAAAAATTGATGTATTTTCGCTCTACCAATCGTTGTCAAAACACAATCCGGCACCATTTGCAGGCCTTTTACAAACAGAAAATTTTTCGGTCATCAGTTCGTCACCAGAGCGACTCATAAAAGTCGAAAATCAAGTTATTGAAACACGCCCGATTGCAGGAACCCGGCCTCGTGGAACTGATTTGGAACATGACAAACTATTAGTTCAAGAACTCATCAATCATCCCAAAGAACAAGCAGAACATATTATGCTTATTGATTTGGAACGGAATGATTTGGGAAGAGTTAGCCGCCCCGGAACGGTTAAAGTCAATGAGTTTATGACGATTGAGTCTTATGAAAAAGTTCATCACATCGTATCGAATGTAATTGGGAAGCTGAAAAAGAACACCACCTATTATGATGCTATCAAATCCACTTTTCCGGGTGGTACTATCACCGGCTGTCCCAAAATTCATTGCATGGAAATCATCGACGAACTTGAGGATTATCCACGCGGAGCTTATACCGGCTCGTTCGGATACATTACCGATGATGGCAGAATGGATTTAAACATACTGATTCGCACTTTTACATTAACAAACAACGAACTCACTCTTCATGCCGGAGCCGGAATTGTTTACGACTCCATTGCCGAGAATGAAGCCGAAGAGTCAATGCACAAGGCCAGAGCATTGATTAAGAGTTTGCAATAA
- a CDS encoding response regulator transcription factor — protein sequence MKERILVIDDDEIFCEVLAGALRNRGFIVETANNFSQTEQITKKFYPDKAVVDLRIGEDSGLKVCEFLLAEFPEVSIVILTGYASIATAVESIKLGVKHYLTKPTDVDSILAALNIEEADTDIPIPEKPLPVKRLEWEHLQKVLSENDGNISKAAEQLNMHRRTLQRKLKKRPVKDSAEQKIND from the coding sequence ATGAAAGAAAGAATCCTAGTTATTGACGATGATGAGATATTTTGTGAAGTTCTGGCAGGGGCTTTGCGAAACAGAGGATTTATTGTTGAAACGGCAAATAATTTTTCACAAACCGAACAAATAACCAAGAAGTTTTATCCTGATAAAGCAGTTGTGGACTTGCGGATTGGTGAGGATTCGGGACTCAAAGTTTGCGAGTTCTTATTGGCTGAATTTCCGGAAGTTTCAATTGTGATATTAACCGGCTATGCCAGCATAGCAACCGCCGTGGAATCCATTAAGTTGGGTGTGAAACACTATTTAACCAAGCCGACCGACGTTGACAGTATTTTGGCAGCTTTAAATATTGAAGAAGCGGATACTGATATTCCAATTCCGGAAAAACCATTACCGGTGAAACGATTGGAGTGGGAACATTTGCAAAAAGTCTTATCGGAAAATGACGGAAACATCTCAAAAGCAGCTGAGCAGTTGAATATGCATCGTCGAACATTACAAAGAAAGCTGAAAAAGAGACCTGTCAAAGATAGTGCAGAACAAAAAATAAATGACTAA